A region from the Chthonomonadales bacterium genome encodes:
- a CDS encoding TM2 domain-containing protein produces the protein MVYRPRRSRALAGVLGIVFGMFGVHRFYLGYTGTGTIMLALTLLTCGLLAPVTFVWGLVEGVLCLTGAITDAEGNRLGA, from the coding sequence ATGGTCTATCGCCCCCGTCGCAGCCGGGCGCTCGCGGGAGTGCTGGGCATCGTCTTCGGCATGTTCGGCGTGCACCGGTTCTACCTGGGCTACACGGGCACGGGGACGATCATGCTCGCGCTCACGCTGCTGACCTGTGGGCTCCTGGCGCCGGTCACGTTCGTGTGGGGGCTGGTGGAGGGCGTCCTCTGCCTGACCGGCGCCATCACGGACGCCGAGGGCAACCGGCTGGGCGCCTGA
- a CDS encoding sugar ABC transporter permease, with the protein MSKPRMSPLARRHTRNGLLFCAPAILGLVGLTLYPLAASLYYSFCRYSALKPPQWVGLGNYQLILRDLSHRGLLFEAIWNTVYYAVFAVPLGILVAFLLALLLNQKVKGQAFFRTLFYVPTVVPIVASSVLWLWLLNPQHGMINLFMDWTGANSLLAHLGMKTPIGWLADPAWSKPALILMSLWGVGNATVIFLAGLQGVPAELYEAAELDGASAGQKTRHVTMPMVSPYIFFMLVMGLIGAFQYFTQAWVMTNGTGSPANSTLLYPMYLFQNAFQFFKMGYACAMAWLLFAVIVVATALLFRTSARYVYYGGS; encoded by the coding sequence ATGTCGAAGCCCCGCATGAGTCCGCTGGCGCGCAGGCACACGAGGAACGGCCTGCTCTTCTGCGCCCCCGCCATCCTCGGCCTGGTCGGCCTGACCCTCTATCCCCTGGCGGCGTCGCTCTACTACAGCTTCTGCCGCTACTCGGCCCTTAAGCCGCCGCAGTGGGTGGGCCTCGGCAACTACCAGCTCATCCTGCGCGATCTGAGCCACCGTGGCCTGCTGTTCGAGGCCATCTGGAACACGGTCTACTACGCCGTGTTCGCCGTGCCGCTCGGCATCCTGGTGGCGTTCCTGCTGGCACTGCTGCTTAACCAGAAGGTGAAGGGGCAGGCGTTCTTCCGCACACTCTTCTACGTGCCGACCGTCGTGCCGATCGTGGCGTCCTCGGTGCTGTGGCTCTGGCTCCTCAACCCGCAGCACGGAATGATCAACCTCTTCATGGACTGGACCGGGGCGAACTCGCTCCTCGCCCACCTCGGGATGAAGACGCCCATCGGCTGGCTGGCGGACCCTGCCTGGTCGAAGCCGGCGCTCATCCTGATGAGCCTGTGGGGGGTGGGAAACGCGACCGTGATCTTCCTGGCCGGCCTGCAGGGCGTGCCGGCCGAGCTCTACGAGGCGGCAGAGCTCGACGGCGCCTCCGCCGGGCAGAAGACGCGGCATGTGACCATGCCGATGGTCAGCCCGTACATCTTCTTCATGCTGGTGATGGGGTTGATCGGCGCGTTCCAGTACTTCACGCAGGCCTGGGTGATGACCAACGGGACGGGAAGCCCGGCCAACTCCACGCTGCTCTACCCCATGTACCTGTTCCAGAACGCGTTCCAGTTCTTCAAGATGGGCTACGCGTGCGCGATGGCCTGGCTCCTGTTCGCGGTGATCGTCGTCGCCACCGCCCTGCTGTTTCGCACCTCGGCCCGTTACGTCTACTACGGCGGGTCGTAG
- a CDS encoding ABC transporter substrate-binding protein translates to MRTPGGLTRRGDREAGLRTDAARGLYALACAALCLAIAVGCARGGAGAPPRVRLTIWSMWTGQEERNFRAVLDMYERTHPGVEVRNLGAVRDDTKTVRAIVAGVPPDVFTLADPLYLGPLAANAAVYSLDERFRRAGLRESDFIPASLSQCRSSGRLYAMPYLIDCYALMWNKDLFRQAGLDPERPPATLSELRDYALRLTRQSDGNLTRLGLQPLGDVYLLNQVFGGRLFDPRTNRVTPDDPPNVRALEWYVDLVNAMGGYQEVNGFAAGFGQAQGTNNPFFVGKVAMMVNGEWNPYWCSRYAPKLNYGVAPMPHLEGRAGGAPATWLGGNMLCIPKGSKHPDAAWDLLVWMQSTQAQIAFAQAMNNVPNIRACLGSSALREGADYRRKFASFLDLADSPNGGHFPALPVGYLYNNELSNARDLALAGVKSPAQALRDVRLRVQRDLDRYAH, encoded by the coding sequence ATGCGGACGCCGGGCGGCCTGACGCGCCGGGGCGATAGGGAGGCCGGCCTGCGAACGGACGCGGCGCGCGGGCTCTACGCGCTTGCCTGCGCGGCCCTCTGCCTCGCCATCGCTGTCGGGTGCGCGCGTGGCGGGGCCGGCGCGCCGCCGCGCGTGCGCCTCACGATCTGGAGCATGTGGACGGGGCAGGAGGAGCGCAACTTCCGCGCCGTGCTCGACATGTACGAGCGCACGCACCCGGGCGTGGAGGTAAGGAACCTGGGCGCCGTGCGCGACGACACGAAAACGGTACGCGCCATCGTGGCCGGCGTTCCGCCGGACGTGTTCACCCTCGCCGATCCCCTCTACCTTGGCCCGCTCGCCGCAAATGCGGCCGTGTATTCGCTCGACGAGCGCTTTCGCCGCGCCGGGTTGCGCGAGAGCGACTTCATCCCGGCCTCATTGAGCCAGTGCCGCTCCAGCGGCCGTCTCTATGCAATGCCCTACCTGATCGATTGCTACGCGCTCATGTGGAACAAGGACCTGTTCCGCCAGGCCGGCCTGGACCCCGAGCGTCCGCCGGCTACGCTCAGCGAACTGCGCGACTACGCGCTGCGGCTGACCCGGCAATCCGACGGCAACCTGACCCGGCTCGGCCTCCAGCCCCTCGGTGACGTCTATCTGCTCAACCAGGTGTTTGGCGGGAGGCTCTTCGACCCTCGGACCAACCGCGTAACGCCCGATGACCCGCCCAACGTGCGGGCGCTTGAGTGGTATGTGGATCTGGTCAACGCGATGGGGGGCTACCAGGAGGTCAACGGCTTCGCGGCGGGCTTCGGGCAGGCACAGGGCACCAACAACCCGTTCTTCGTGGGCAAGGTGGCGATGATGGTCAACGGCGAGTGGAATCCGTACTGGTGCTCGCGCTACGCGCCGAAGCTCAACTATGGTGTGGCGCCGATGCCGCACCTGGAGGGCAGGGCGGGGGGCGCCCCGGCCACCTGGCTCGGTGGGAACATGCTTTGTATCCCGAAGGGGAGCAAGCACCCGGACGCGGCGTGGGACCTGCTGGTGTGGATGCAGAGTACGCAGGCGCAGATCGCCTTCGCGCAGGCGATGAACAACGTTCCGAACATACGTGCGTGCCTCGGCTCGTCCGCGCTGCGGGAGGGCGCCGACTACCGCCGCAAGTTCGCGTCCTTCCTCGACCTGGCCGACAGCCCCAACGGAGGGCACTTTCCCGCGCTGCCCGTGGGATACCTCTACAACAACGAGTTGAGCAACGCGCGCGACCTGGCCCTGGCCGGCGTCAAGTCGCCAGCGCAGGCGCTTCGGGACGTGCGACTCCGGGTGCAGCGGGATCTGGACCGCTACGCGCACTGA
- the purD gene encoding phosphoribosylamine--glycine ligase: MRILVVGGGGREHALIWKIAQSPRAERIYCAPGNAGIKRIAECINLKPTDLEGLANFAANQRIDLTVVGPEAPLIAGIVDRFEARGLPIFGPATDPARLEGSKAFAKEIMAKYGIPTAEYRAFDRAEEAHTYLRAHFAAHPEPGFRIVVKADGLAAGKGVVVASSESEAHEAIERMMVHRVFGQAGDRVVVEEHLEGEEVSIMAFTDGEAVVAMPPSQDHKRVFDNDSGPNTGGMGAYSPVPTLPHGLAAEAVETVLKPAIAAIRDLGIPYKGVLYAGLMLTDHGLKTLEFNCRFGDPETQAVLPLLQSDLLELMHTTVNCCLEDVTVQWKREAAVCVVAASGGYPDEYATGKLIEGLDRAAQSEGCLVFHAGTREQNGQLLTDGGRVLGVTGLGEDLAQAASRAYAGMKQIAFDGIHYRHDIAWRALAR, from the coding sequence GTGCGCATTCTTGTTGTTGGCGGCGGCGGCCGCGAGCACGCGCTGATCTGGAAGATCGCGCAGAGCCCGCGCGCTGAGCGCATCTACTGCGCGCCGGGCAACGCGGGCATTAAGCGGATCGCCGAGTGCATTAACCTGAAGCCCACCGACCTGGAGGGGCTCGCCAACTTTGCCGCCAACCAGCGGATCGACCTCACCGTGGTCGGCCCGGAGGCGCCCCTGATCGCCGGCATCGTCGACCGGTTCGAGGCGCGCGGGCTGCCCATCTTCGGCCCCGCCACCGACCCCGCCCGCCTGGAGGGCAGCAAGGCCTTCGCCAAGGAGATCATGGCGAAGTACGGCATCCCAACCGCCGAGTACCGCGCGTTCGACCGCGCCGAGGAGGCGCACACCTACCTGCGCGCGCACTTCGCCGCCCACCCGGAACCGGGATTCCGCATCGTCGTGAAGGCGGACGGCCTGGCCGCCGGCAAGGGCGTCGTGGTCGCCAGCAGCGAGTCGGAGGCCCACGAGGCCATCGAGCGCATGATGGTGCACCGCGTTTTCGGGCAAGCGGGCGACCGCGTCGTCGTCGAGGAGCACCTGGAGGGCGAGGAGGTCAGCATCATGGCCTTCACGGACGGCGAGGCCGTCGTCGCCATGCCACCCTCGCAGGACCACAAGCGCGTGTTCGACAACGACAGCGGGCCCAACACCGGCGGCATGGGCGCCTACTCGCCCGTTCCCACGCTGCCGCACGGACTCGCGGCAGAGGCCGTGGAGACCGTCCTGAAGCCCGCCATCGCCGCCATTCGGGACCTGGGCATCCCCTACAAGGGCGTCCTCTACGCCGGCCTTATGCTCACCGACCACGGGCTCAAGACCCTCGAGTTCAACTGCCGCTTCGGCGACCCGGAGACCCAGGCCGTGCTGCCGCTGCTGCAGAGCGACTTGCTGGAACTGATGCACACCACGGTCAACTGCTGCCTGGAGGACGTCACGGTGCAGTGGAAGCGCGAGGCGGCGGTCTGCGTCGTTGCCGCCTCGGGGGGCTATCCCGATGAGTACGCCACGGGCAAGCTCATCGAGGGGCTGGATCGCGCCGCGCAGTCGGAGGGCTGCCTGGTGTTCCACGCTGGGACGCGGGAGCAGAACGGACAGCTCCTGACCGACGGGGGACGTGTGCTGGGCGTCACGGGCCTCGGCGAAGACCTCGCGCAAGCGGCGAGCCGCGCTTACGCGGGGATGAAGCAGATCGCGTTCGACGGCATTCACTACCGCCACGACATCGCGTGGCGCGCGCTCGCGCGGTAG
- the dnaB gene encoding replicative DNA helicase: MAIERAAALNRIPPQSLEMEQATLGSMLIERAAIEKAAEILRPEDFYRDAHRVIFEAVLALADRDEPVDLLTLQEQLKAQNALDAVGGTPYLVHLMDAVPTAANAEFYAHTVEEKAILRRLIDASHQIQALAHGEYEDISEVVDRAERLVFSVAQKRIGSYFTPMRPLVASVFEQIEYRSENKEATTGLATPFDDLNYMTAGLQPSDLVIIAARPSMGKTSLALGIAQQAAVRHRQTAACFSLEMSKEQLCLRMICSEARVDAHRLRTGFLKEDDWRKVGETCAILSEAPIYIDDSPDCTVMEMRAKCRRLMAEHGLGMVVVDYLQLMRGHRATENRTQEISEIARSLKGLARELKVPVVALSQLSRAVEQRPDKRPMLSDLRESGSIEAEADVVVFIYRDTYYKMKEAISAGEDQTQQEDRRQRGEDKVEEAELIVAKQRNGPTGKVLVAFHPHYARFDNLARDMAGV, translated from the coding sequence ATGGCCATCGAACGCGCCGCGGCCCTTAACCGCATCCCACCGCAAAGCCTCGAAATGGAGCAGGCCACACTCGGCTCCATGCTGATCGAGCGCGCCGCCATCGAGAAGGCGGCCGAGATCCTTCGCCCGGAGGACTTCTACCGCGACGCGCATCGTGTCATCTTCGAGGCGGTTCTCGCCCTCGCGGATCGCGACGAGCCGGTGGACCTGCTCACCCTCCAGGAGCAGCTCAAGGCCCAGAATGCCCTCGACGCCGTCGGAGGCACCCCCTACCTTGTCCACCTCATGGACGCCGTCCCGACGGCGGCCAACGCGGAGTTCTACGCCCACACCGTCGAGGAGAAGGCCATCCTGCGGCGGCTCATCGACGCCTCGCACCAGATCCAGGCGCTCGCCCACGGCGAGTACGAGGACATCTCGGAGGTGGTCGACCGCGCGGAGCGGCTCGTGTTCTCGGTGGCGCAGAAGCGCATCGGCTCCTACTTCACCCCGATGCGCCCGCTCGTGGCCTCCGTTTTCGAGCAGATCGAGTATCGTTCCGAGAACAAGGAGGCCACCACCGGCCTCGCCACCCCGTTCGACGACCTCAACTACATGACCGCTGGCCTGCAACCCTCCGACCTCGTCATCATCGCGGCAAGGCCATCGATGGGCAAGACGTCGCTGGCGCTCGGCATCGCGCAGCAGGCCGCCGTGCGCCACCGGCAGACCGCCGCCTGCTTCAGCCTGGAGATGTCCAAGGAGCAGCTCTGCTTGCGCATGATCTGCTCCGAGGCGCGCGTGGACGCCCACCGGCTCCGCACGGGCTTCCTCAAGGAGGACGACTGGCGCAAGGTCGGCGAGACGTGCGCTATCCTCTCGGAGGCGCCCATCTACATCGACGACAGCCCGGATTGCACCGTCATGGAGATGCGCGCCAAGTGCCGGCGCCTGATGGCCGAGCACGGGCTCGGGATGGTGGTGGTGGACTATCTGCAGCTCATGCGCGGCCACCGCGCCACCGAGAACCGCACGCAGGAGATCAGCGAGATCGCGCGCTCGCTCAAGGGCCTTGCCCGCGAGCTGAAGGTGCCCGTGGTCGCCCTCTCCCAGCTTTCGCGCGCCGTGGAGCAGCGCCCGGACAAGAGGCCGATGCTCTCGGACCTGCGCGAGTCCGGAAGCATCGAGGCCGAGGCCGACGTCGTCGTCTTCATCTATCGCGACACGTACTACAAGATGAAGGAGGCCATCAGCGCCGGCGAAGACCAGACCCAGCAGGAGGACCGGAGGCAACGCGGGGAGGACAAGGTCGAGGAAGCCGAGCTCATCGTGGCGAAACAGCGCAACGGTCCCACGGGCAAGGTCCTCGTGGCTTTCCACCCGCACTACGCGCGCTTCGACAACCTTGCCCGCGACATGGCGGGCGTCTAG
- a CDS encoding 50S ribosomal protein L9, translating into MKVILQRDIPKVGKGGDIVAVADGYARNYLFPRQYAVPATGGALKEHAARVAHEKARAEKARAEADAGAARLENGSLSLTGKVGSGTKLYGSITAQDVSDAIQRQLGVSIDKRRIGLADPIKSLGVYTVPVRLHSDLVVPVQLEVTTEAELERRRSLPPEPAPEEAIVEAGAAEGAESGASEAQEAAPTA; encoded by the coding sequence ATGAAGGTGATTCTGCAACGCGACATCCCGAAGGTGGGCAAGGGCGGCGACATTGTGGCCGTCGCGGACGGCTACGCGCGCAACTACCTCTTTCCTCGCCAGTACGCCGTGCCCGCGACGGGCGGCGCGCTGAAGGAGCACGCGGCGCGGGTGGCCCACGAGAAGGCTCGCGCCGAGAAGGCCCGCGCCGAGGCCGACGCCGGCGCGGCCCGCCTTGAGAACGGGTCCCTCTCCCTCACCGGCAAGGTCGGCTCCGGCACCAAGCTCTACGGCTCCATCACCGCTCAGGACGTCTCCGACGCCATCCAGCGCCAACTCGGCGTCTCCATCGACAAGCGGCGTATTGGCCTGGCGGACCCGATCAAGAGCCTGGGCGTCTACACCGTACCGGTCCGACTGCACTCCGACCTTGTCGTGCCCGTGCAGTTGGAGGTGACCACCGAGGCCGAGCTGGAGCGCCGACGCAGCCTGCCGCCAGAGCCCGCTCCTGAGGAGGCGATCGTCGAAGCCGGCGCGGCCGAGGGCGCGGAGTCCGGGGCCTCGGAGGCCCAGGAGGCCGCACCCACCGCCTGA
- a CDS encoding MCE family protein, with protein sequence MDTRTAAKVGVTALAALGLLFGGWWFFSRFSLNTYDIHVVFPDTRGLVRQSPVRMNGVPVGEVRRITLRPSDLRPVVTIAIRNSRPIPSNARFRLTSGLLISTPQIDIDPTSSPSRVALAPGSTVTGTSTGPLAQLSPEADKAVHELTLTLGTMRRNLEVTTDQIEGILSRTDRMMANFEAASGAARGLATDPTIRTTLHATLGDLRAISAEARRTAHGMSAQLQSIVKRNGGRLDELLAAMFDLLQRFTDTVDAARGLVTRLAEQVNDPRLQQSLQDTLDLAKTTIARFNQIASDIHQITGDAGVQSDIKGTVASLRQTSERGEKIASDVARLVDRLNIPSGGPRFGIGAPRLAIDFSLRSMAPHVRSDVRVRFPVGQRNAVSLGLFDAAESNKFIGQYETRLGGSSWFRYGVYASKLGAGLDWQTSPSTQLVLDAYSPNRLQLDARALVHLNDDFSVWLGADSLFRRTTPLIGIRLKR encoded by the coding sequence ATGGACACAAGGACTGCGGCGAAGGTCGGAGTGACGGCGCTGGCGGCCCTCGGGCTCCTCTTCGGAGGCTGGTGGTTCTTCTCGCGTTTCAGCCTCAACACCTACGATATCCACGTCGTCTTCCCGGACACCAGGGGCTTGGTGCGCCAGAGCCCGGTCCGTATGAACGGCGTGCCGGTTGGCGAGGTGCGAAGGATCACGCTTCGGCCATCCGACCTGCGGCCAGTGGTCACCATCGCGATTCGTAACAGCCGACCGATCCCGTCCAACGCGCGCTTTCGCCTGACGTCGGGCCTGCTCATCTCGACACCGCAGATCGACATCGACCCCACGTCGTCGCCCTCGCGGGTTGCCCTTGCTCCGGGCTCCACCGTCACAGGCACAAGCACCGGCCCCCTCGCGCAGCTCTCGCCCGAGGCCGACAAGGCCGTGCACGAGCTCACGCTGACGCTCGGCACCATGCGCCGCAACCTGGAGGTAACGACCGACCAGATCGAGGGTATACTAAGCCGCACCGACCGGATGATGGCAAACTTCGAGGCCGCCTCGGGGGCGGCGCGCGGCTTGGCGACGGACCCGACCATTCGGACGACGCTGCATGCGACCCTCGGCGATCTGCGGGCCATCTCGGCGGAGGCGCGGCGCACCGCGCACGGCATGAGCGCGCAACTGCAGAGCATCGTCAAGCGCAACGGCGGGCGCCTGGACGAGCTCCTGGCCGCCATGTTCGACCTGCTGCAGCGCTTCACCGACACGGTGGACGCCGCGCGGGGGTTGGTGACCCGACTGGCGGAGCAGGTCAACGATCCGCGGCTGCAGCAGTCGCTGCAGGACACGCTGGACCTGGCAAAGACGACCATCGCCCGCTTCAACCAGATCGCGTCCGACATCCACCAGATCACCGGCGACGCGGGGGTGCAGAGCGACATCAAGGGCACGGTCGCCTCGCTGCGCCAGACGAGCGAGCGCGGCGAGAAGATCGCCTCCGACGTCGCCCGCCTCGTCGATCGCCTGAACATCCCGAGCGGCGGCCCCCGGTTCGGCATCGGCGCTCCCCGCCTCGCCATTGACTTCTCGCTGCGGAGCATGGCGCCGCACGTCCGCTCGGACGTGCGGGTGCGCTTCCCGGTAGGGCAGCGCAATGCCGTATCCCTCGGGCTGTTCGACGCGGCGGAGAGCAACAAGTTCATCGGGCAGTACGAGACGCGTCTGGGCGGCTCCTCGTGGTTCCGCTACGGCGTCTACGCCTCGAAGCTCGGCGCCGGACTGGACTGGCAGACGAGCCCGTCGACGCAACTCGTTCTGGATGCCTACAGCCCGAACCGCCTGCAACTCGACGCGCGTGCCCTCGTGCACCTGAACGATGACTTCTCGGTCTGGCTCGGCGCCGACAGCCTCTTCCGGCGCACGACCCCGCTGATCGGGATCCGGCTGAAGAGATGA
- a CDS encoding ATP-binding cassette domain-containing protein — protein MNAISVEDVEYAVPDKRILHDVSLQVPPGAVAAVMGMSGSGKTTLLKCMAGLRRPTRGRILIEGEDIAAMPERDLDRIRHRIGLVFQYAALLDSLTVYENVAFGLVHSRRLPRKEIDRIVEERLGEVGMGGTERLYPSELSGGMQKRVGLARALATEPAVLLYDEPTSGLDPVIARTIDDLILETRDRLGVTSVVVSHDMRSIFRIADHVTMLHEGTVIATGSSAAMRESEDPRVREFVADALPGDAGGAIASRAGRPPAQRQASE, from the coding sequence ATGAACGCGATCTCGGTCGAGGACGTCGAGTATGCCGTGCCCGACAAGCGCATCCTGCACGACGTGAGCCTGCAGGTGCCGCCGGGCGCGGTCGCGGCCGTCATGGGCATGTCGGGCAGCGGCAAGACCACGCTGCTCAAGTGCATGGCCGGGTTGCGCAGGCCCACGCGCGGCCGTATCCTCATCGAAGGTGAAGATATCGCGGCGATGCCCGAGCGAGATCTCGACCGCATCCGCCACCGGATCGGGCTGGTCTTCCAGTATGCGGCGCTGCTCGACTCCCTGACGGTGTACGAGAACGTGGCCTTCGGCCTGGTCCACAGCCGGCGCCTCCCGCGCAAGGAGATCGACCGGATCGTCGAGGAGCGCCTAGGCGAGGTGGGCATGGGCGGCACCGAACGCCTCTATCCGTCCGAGCTGTCCGGAGGGATGCAGAAGCGCGTCGGCCTCGCGCGCGCGCTCGCGACCGAGCCGGCGGTCCTGCTCTACGACGAGCCGACCAGCGGCCTGGATCCAGTCATCGCGCGCACGATCGACGACCTGATCCTGGAGACACGCGACCGGCTCGGCGTGACCTCGGTCGTCGTCTCGCACGACATGCGGTCCATATTCCGCATCGCGGACCATGTGACGATGCTGCACGAGGGCACCGTGATCGCTACCGGTTCCTCCGCGGCGATGCGCGAGTCCGAGGACCCGCGCGTGCGGGAGTTCGTGGCCGACGCGTTGCCCGGCGATGCCGGCGGGGCCATCGCGTCCCGCGCGGGACGGCCGCCCGCCCAGCGGCAGGCTTCGGAGTGA
- a CDS encoding ABC transporter permease yields the protein MATTATASRRAAPSDGLTVRALAFVGETWLLALRSLGYLFRGRLSLRDTLAQMAAIGVDSLPIVVITALSTGAVFAFYTVGVFLRFGAVQFIGGTLTLSFLLELGPVLAGVAVASRSGAAIAAEIGSMVVTEQVDALRAMAVPPVRYLVGPRLVACVVMMPVCGLFSDAAGVLGSFLMAAAQGVPQQAFLDSARNFATEADLFKGLAKTAWFGFTIAVVACQQGLKTRGGAVGVGRSTTASVVMCVVLIFVADFFLAQVLSGASVSFR from the coding sequence ATGGCTACCACGGCGACGGCATCGCGGCGCGCGGCGCCATCCGACGGCCTCACCGTGCGCGCCCTCGCGTTCGTCGGGGAAACGTGGCTGCTGGCGCTACGGTCGCTCGGGTACTTGTTCCGCGGGCGCCTGAGCCTGCGCGACACCCTCGCCCAGATGGCGGCCATCGGCGTCGACTCGCTGCCCATCGTGGTAATCACCGCCCTCTCCACGGGCGCCGTGTTCGCGTTCTACACGGTGGGCGTCTTCCTGCGATTCGGCGCCGTACAGTTCATCGGTGGCACGCTCACGCTCTCCTTCCTGCTGGAGCTCGGCCCCGTGCTCGCCGGCGTTGCCGTGGCCTCGCGCAGCGGGGCAGCCATCGCGGCGGAGATCGGCTCGATGGTCGTGACGGAGCAGGTGGACGCCCTGCGCGCGATGGCGGTGCCGCCGGTGCGCTACCTCGTGGGGCCGCGCCTGGTGGCCTGCGTGGTGATGATGCCGGTGTGCGGCCTCTTCTCCGACGCGGCGGGGGTCCTGGGCTCCTTCCTGATGGCGGCCGCGCAGGGGGTGCCGCAGCAGGCGTTCCTTGACTCGGCGCGCAACTTCGCGACCGAGGCTGACCTGTTCAAGGGCCTCGCCAAGACGGCCTGGTTTGGCTTCACCATCGCCGTTGTCGCCTGCCAGCAGGGCCTCAAGACGCGAGGCGGCGCCGTGGGCGTGGGCCGTTCCACCACGGCCTCCGTGGTGATGTGCGTCGTCCTCATCTTCGTCGCCGACTTCTTCCTGGCGCAGGTTCTCTCCGGCGCGAGCGTCAGCTTCCGCTAG